GCAATACAAAATTAAGCTGCTGCAATGCGGGGATTAATTTCATTTGACATTGCTTCAGGATACATTCACATGTCATGTTTTTGCAGAACGAGAGGTTGAGTTATCCTTGAAGATAATGCTCATCAGTGGTGCACACCCACACGtctgctttctttttttttttagtgtgagCGGAAAATAAGCTTTGCTATTAATTTAAAGAAAGGACACAGTCTGAGTGAAACAAAATGATGTCATGAATAAAGAATGAGTTTTATTTCTCTGCGTCAACTTCACTAAGTTGTTAAGGCCTTGAAATGGTAGTTTCCTCATTAAATATGCCGTTTTAGATATTTTAAGCCATTTTCAATCAAATATTAATGTCCGATCCAGGAAAAATGTACAATGTGTAGAACCCAAGCATTTCTTCTCACGTTTTACTACTAGGGGTGTCATGTTCATCACCATTGTCACCATTAGTCCTGCGTCTTCCTACTTTTTTTCGAacatgctgtaatgagaaactggaaatatgtcatGTATCATGTTCGAAAAAAACTAACACCAACTATAACTATAACTGTCTGAGTTCGGTACTTACCTCGGCTAGAGTCCGATTCATTTACTTTACAATACGGTTTTATTTGGATCATGTTAAAAAACCTACGTCACAATAAGCAATCACACCTTAAAAAAGGAGTAtaaagcagagcttatttgaaagtatatatacatatacacattatcacatacatatacacatacacaaatgcaattttgttgtcaAAATGTAATCAACGcacatttttaaacgttttacttaaCTGCAAGGCATTAATTTGcttaaaacttggtaacagtataGCAAGAATTGAgagcacattttgaaagtatttGCAATAATACAGCAAACAAGGTACAGATAGTAAACACacccataaatgataaatgataaatgggttatacttgtatagcgcttttctaccttcaaggtacttaaagcgctttgacagtatttccacattcacccattcacacacacattcacacactgatggcgggagctgccatacaacaatttacatctgcatttactcttcttttaaaaaagaaaaaagcacaTCATATAATATTTGCATcctttaaatgtattaaaaataagtcgAGTCAGTTAAACATCTTGAATGAATTGTATTTTACACCCTCTCAATTTTTAACATGGGTCTGCTAGATAGCAAGTTATAGTAATACGTGTCTGACATCTGAAGGAACTCCAATTCATTTACTGTGGAATGTCAGAGACTAAAAGTTGTCTATTGTGAGATGTGATTTTTAGGCCATCGTAGATCACGTGACGTGCGTCACCATCACCTGCTAAGTTAACTGCTTATAACGCTCATGTGTGTTGAACTGctctacctgctcagtggccttgtggttagagtgtccgccctgagattggtaggtcgtgagttcaaaccccggccgaaatgattcccgagcgcggccaccgctgctgctcactgctcccctcacctcccaaagggtggaaaaaggggatgtgtaaaatgcagagggtaatttcaccacacctagtgtgtgtgtgtgactatcagtgctaCTTTTTAACTTCAACTACTGCAGACGGCTGAGAGAAGTTgtgtaaaacagtggtccccaaccaccgggccgtggaccgattggtaccgggccgcggccgcacaagaaataaaaaataaaaaaataaataaaaaaaattaaaaattaaatccacataaaaacacaatatatacattatatatcaatataaatcaatacagtctgcagcgaTACAGTccctaagcacacatgattgtatttctttatgacaaaaaaataaaataaataaaaatctttttttttttactacctgtTTGATTATTTTCCAAATCTGCTCATTTACTGGCTTTCGGTTTGAAAACTCTGATAAATTTTGGTTCTTAAAATTGGTTTGGTTTAGCTTTTAGCTAACATTCTTTGGGTTATGTGGAAGTATTACAATAGTGTATTGGGGTACTGTTAATAGTCTCCAGGGTAATAGATCCTCCATTGAAACAAATCTGCCTCCCTTCCTCATCAAATTCATATTGTTGGCCCATTCCTGCCATATGTGTGGATAAACATGGCAAAGACGTCTCATGAATTGAAGACTCTGAAATGAGAGCCAGAAAACACCCCAGGAAGAGGCTGTGCGATGGGGGTCGTCACAGCAACTTTAAGGCTCCCTTTGTCCCAGAGAAGGAAGTGGAAAGGGGTCCATGGCAGGGGTGTTGTTACCAGCGAGGCTGTCAGCGGGGTGTCCAGTCGCCACATGCGACCATACTGCTTGGATCGCACATGCATGTCAATGATGATTTGTTGGTGTGAGTGTTGGAGCTGGAGCTCGCTTCCATCAATATGCACAAGCACACACAAGAATAATAGCTGGAACTTGTTACGATGCAAGCTGATTTTAGCTGATACATTTGGCCATGTATAAATTCAAGTAGAACTAagcatgttaaaaataaaaactgtatGTAGAAGGGTGATACATAATATCAATTTCAAATTTACAAGTTCTATAACCACTTTGTATCCAAACTTTTCACATTAACAGTGTGCATCAGTATTCAAACTGGGGGCGCCCCGATAAGATGGTGTATCGGTCCGATATCGGCTAAAAAATAAGTATCGAACTACATCGGCTTGCATTTAAACactctgatacaagcagtgtaagtaagtattattgtagcaaaattattatgaaaaagtgtatctcaatctgtgcacgTGCAATCCAatttgtactaatttgtgtgacaATCAgagtgtgtgttttagatccgcgtacgttTGTTTTATGTTGTCTGTCcgtccctaatcagaaagaaccctTGAGAGGTTGTCTACTTACGCTGAGTTTTACGACACTTCTGCCGTATAAGATATAAGCGTGCGCACCCAGATTCGTGAGCGTGTAATGCAACTTGTGCACGCGCATTCAGAAATGCGTGTGTGTATCTGAGGTGcgcctacatttaaccaaccacggaagacaccACGCAATTtgaaccaatcagaaacaacgtacAGCTGAGGTGCGCGAAAAAGACGTCAAGACCCGCCTTacattgtttctgattggtttgtATTGCATggtgtcttccgtggttggttaaatgtaggcacaaTGGATTGACAGCTTGGTCTGGGAATAAGCTCCTGAACTTTGTAAATACCCATGTATTTCGGTTACAAGATCTTCACAATATTGCCGTGACGCGTGACGATATCTAACAAAAACTtgatgtagtttttttctggcgctttagcgTTGACCGGGTctgaaataaactacatctcccacaaTCCTCTGCGCAGCGCAGGACCGGCAAGATGGGGGCGTGGAAGTTTGTAAACAGGAAGCGAAGTGTGTTTGTAGTAAATGAGAAGAATTGCTGTTTTTGGAAATTTCATCAAAATCTGTCcagaactttttgagttatgttgctaaaaaaaacatgcaaataaaCCCTGGCAAAAAAAAATCACCTGTTCAGCAGAGGTAAGAAAGTTTGCGTTCTGCAAATTCTGCAAAGCGCGCCAATTTCGACACAGCCAGCCGGCCAGGTCGCAGGGAACGGATGGATATCACAAAAAAACCCGAATATATAGGAGTAACCTGAAAAACTTTTTGATGAATCCTCAAACCAGCCATCCAACTCATAAACCATCAcccggaaaatatatttgaagccggCGAAGCTAAACATCTTGTGTGAGGTATTTATATTACTAGAATTTAaactttttgtttacttttctgagaaacagcataTCCCAGACTGATacaaacatgtccactgtggaggacactgcttcttataaagtaaaagttgaaagacactaaagtgaacattattgttttacactggatgtttacattgtcactttaaaaacACTTAACTGTAACGCTTGTTTAATATttcttgaaacagtggatgttcctgcacaatcatttgcacttaaaaatacacatttgtagtgtgattagaacattttagcattatgtttgtgtttaaatACTACTCTAAaggtttatcctaaacattcctgccactttattttacacactatggcattttgaagatttttttttttaaatataccgcATTAATATCGTACCGTTAGATTTTGATACAGTTCCATCCCTTCTAGATATagataaaaacacaaacaaatagcAGCAGTTTTGAAATTGGTTAAAATGTTTGCGGGTTGGGTTCGTCTGTCACCATGATTTAAGTTTTACCTTAATAGTGAGCTGCTCTCTCTGATTGGGAGTGGATGGCTGTTCCAAATTTGTCCGCCTTTTTCCAGAAATAATATTTAGTCCAAAGGTTGTTCATTCGTGATTCACTTCACAATCACCTCTAGTTCCTGACATGGTTCCAAGTCCTGCGGCTCTTTTTTAATGGATATGTTCCTTAACAATGGTGGGACTTTgtccatatactgtatacatttatGAAAGAGAATAACACCTCTGATACTTTCAGGTTTTCATAGTTTAAAAACTTACATTTCTCTAAAGCATTACAGTGATGATAAGAAGAGGGTTTTCTGTCATATTTTATATGGCTCTACTATATGGATGTTCAATGGGTTTTACAACTTTGATGCCTACTAACGCCCAGTTTCTAAAGTAATATTCAATATGAGAGAAGACTGTACAGTGAATATATCTTTTTGCTGCATCAGCTGTTAAAATGGGCCGGATTTCTTTAAAATGCATTAACTGTGTTCCTGACTTTTTAATGTGTTTCTCAGAGGATCAATTTGAGTGCAGAATAACGCTAACATGTTTAAAATGAGAAACTAGTTCAAGTTGCATAGGATGGAGTGGGGTAAAAcctttgtctatatttttcaatcaaaagtttcGAGACCCACTTTTCAAAAACCTTAGATATAATAGGAAGGATGCTGATTGGTGTGGAATTGGATGCCGACAACTTTTTACCATATTTAAAAAGGGGTGCCACAGTATATATCTTCAAGGATGATGGTACTTCCTTTGAAGCCAGTGATTGGTTTACTAAGAATATGTTTTTAAGAAGTCTGTGTATAAGTTAGGCACATCCTTGGCTTTGGAGCATTGTTTGTCAAACTGTGGTTTTAGTCACACGGGCTACATCTAGGGGCATGCTTGAGAATCGCTTAATTTAATTTTCAAACACAGTATTACTGTTCAAACTTCGTATAATATTACAGTGGCAAAAAATATTAAAcctgcttgttaaataaaacctctgctttgtttttaattaaatgttaagcctactgcgctactgtattttaatattggtcattatggtggtacttggagagttaagtgttttctggggtggtgaaaaagtttgagaaccattgctTTAGAATATTTTAATGCAGAGATTATCTTTTTAATTTCTCCCTCGGTTATCTGCTCTCGTTCAAAGACGGGCTGagtaaccatttttgggttgggCGAAACATTAGAGGGGGAAAACAGTTTGGTTAATACTTCTTGgtctaaaaaatatttattgaaaGCATTGGCCAATATCATTGGGTCCTTTACCAAGATGTTATTTACCTTTAGTTCTAGAGCAACATATTCTTGTTCATTGTGTTTGCCTAGTCACTTATTTAAAATTTGCCAAACGTACCTGCCATTTCCTTTGGCCCCTTCAATAATACTGATAAAAGAGTTTGCTGTGGCCCTTCTCTACAGCTATGTAACCTTATTACTGTATGTGCATGGGTACATTTCTGTCTGTCAACAGCCAGCCCAGACTTCAAACTCTGAGCAGCAAGTCTCTAGTCTTTATTGCTGTCTTGCGGTTTGTGGTAACCATGGGAAAGAACATTCGTTTTTGCCCTTTGATGACCTCTTCTAGAGAAGGAAGATTTTGTTTCTGAGATTTTATTTCCAAACGTAAGAACAGCCTGCAATTTGCCTCTCTTTAATTGGAGGGTAGATCGTATTGCAGTCAGTCCTTTTTTATTTCATCgccaaattatattatttttaaatacgaGATCTATCCTTGTTTGTTAGTGTTAGTTACCCTGGTTGGCTTTTCCATTATTTGAATACAATTTTGTGCGTCCATGATTTTGAGATCATTTCTGTTCTTTGTATCGTTCCAATTTATGTTGAAATTGCCAACAATTATAATTTCTTCATTCAAATCATACTGTATGAGTTCAACAAGAGTTTTAACTGATCATAGAAATCTATTTTGGCAGAAGGCTGTTGATAAAGACATAGAGATGATTACATTTCATTAAAAAGAGTGATTTCAAGTCAAAAGTAAAAGTGGTTCTTTATATAAAGTAACACTCTCCTTTTATCATCACCCTACCTCTCTATAGACATTGTAGCTTGGCGTGGCTTCAAGGGCTTCTGGAGATGGCTGTTTCAACCATGATTCTGATATATTGCTGAAATGGTATCGGTTCAATATCGATATCAGTCAATACTCAAGGCAAAATTAGtatcgtattggaagtgaaaaagtcgTAGGGGACACCCCAAGTTCAAACAAATGTTATTccgcccgcccccccccccccccccccctttttttttttttccacttttcatCATGCTGTCTCACATTTCTGAACTGATTCAAACCACTTTAGCATGGAAACATTTGACCCACCTAAGACATTTGTAACAAACTTTTCGGCATCCTAGAAATTTCccaattttcctgaaattccatacCTTTTTCCTAATCAATTCAAACCACTTCAATATTCAAAATGGTCAACACTATAGGATGGGTAACTTTAACATTCAATCCCCAGTATCTGAGAATCGATACCggcactcaacggtaccaattttctgtacttttgtactgttcatgtgttaataaatgttaatttgttaaaTCTCATGTTTTAGtcaacatttaacagtgagctgaaaATATTTTGGGGTTACAGAAAAAGctgtcagcttagttgccagaatttttgtgttaaatttacattggtttttacaacattaaatggaaaaacggtacaagttatttttttattctggcaacatagctgccagtttttctactgtaaaaacaaatgtaccatctttccatttacagtaatacactgttaaaaacaagattttacagtaaaaatatggcagctcagtcaacagaattttaatgcaaaaaatatatatttttttcaatttacagtaatatgctgtaaagaacaccgtaacatgtattgtaatttttattaattggatgagtagtttgctgtaaaatcacaagtcaagcagatatttaagtatttatttttattcagacaaaaaatgtttggaaagtatgataatatactgtaatatatgttgcaatattggatactattaaagtttaaaaggcatgcaatttcaagcagtacatacattttttcagtcaaaatgaaaaaaaatccattacatttcgtcaaaaaatattaagtactttattgacatattaattccaggtgtttgcgagccagataaaatgatgtgacgggccagatctggcccccgggccttgagtttgacgcctGTGTTCAATGTGAATCGGTATTCCTCCCTACTAAGCACATCGGGCTACCTTTATCCAATACTCCAAAAAGCCCGGAACAATATCACAGATAACCGTCCTCATATGCATGTACGCATGCAATGAGTTGGTGTGTTGTACAGTATTGACAGCGGCAATAAGTCTATTTCACCCTGATTCAGAGTCTCCTGGGATGATTCCTAATATAATACTAAAACATTCATTGCCCAAGGCACCTGCTCTCACTCTCCCACCGTCCCTGATCCCCGGGATCCCCCATGATCGAGCGCACGAGAGAGGAGGGGAGGAGAGGGATGGGGATGCACGGGAGGAGTCAGAGGGAGGGCTTGGCAAGAGGAGAGCAGGGTACTCCGCACATCGCTGGATTCTTCTACACCGGTTAGAGGTGTATTTCTGTCATAGCAGACACTGTGTGAAGTTATGCCATCCcagaacaaaagaagaagaaaggaaCAATCTGATGCTATTGGAAGGAACTGGACTCCATCACTGGAGCTAACATCTGAATGCATTTAATTGACTAAactcttttttgtactttgttcatccaatttgtatttgttttgggaTAAAAAGACATCAACCAGCAATTTCAAAAAGTACACTTTCGTGCTCCAGGTGGGTCGCGACAAGATGTTGCGTTATCTACTCAAGACCCTGCTGCAGATGAACCTGTTCACCGACACCGTCCAGAACCCAGGCAACAGCACGGATGTGTTCTTCAACACCTCCCTGCCGTCCTTCAACAGCTCCCTACTTGACTGGGGAAACTTCACCGGCTTCAATGGTAAGTCAGTCACATTCGCCTTCGCCTCCTCTTTGGATTGCCTTTGCCCTCTTCACCTTGTCAATGAGACGGAACAATACACAAGGACGTTCGGATTCTCTTGAGAACAGCACTGAATAGGTCCGGTCTTTTGTGATGGTAATGtcaggatgaggaaagtgagaggagAAGTCAAGAGAGTAGATTTCCTGTGTAGCGATGTCATGTGCAGGTACGACTAAAAAGAATAAAAACACTATAAtgtacaatattactaatacaGTTATGCAGTAATACTATATGCTGGACCCCATGATGTTAAAGTGTATTTTAAAGCCCCcctctatttttttttgttttgttttacattttccgGGTCTGAAGTTGCCATCTAATAGATCTGATTGTTCTTTGATTATATCATTTACTGATGGCTACTTGCACATACTACTTCACAATTTTTTCTTGAGAGAGTGTCATCTCCAGGGGCTCTCAGGAGGATATCATAAATTGGGCCTTTATTTCATTCTACTTGATTCCATTATATTTGATTATACTTTACTTTGTTTAattgtatatgttttattttactttaatttattttaattaatagtaccttgtcttgtcttgttttattattttattttatttcattttatttgataCTATTTTATTAGAATTCAATTTGTGTAAAAATTGCACGTGAATGCCGAAGAGTTGAAACTGAAATAGAAAACGTGCAATTAAGGGCAAAGtggacattttttaaatgcaAGGAAATTGGTAGCCTGACTGTTTTGATACTGGAATGTTATAAATGTGTCAAAAAtgctcagtggcttagtggttagagtgtccgccctgagatcggtagattgtgagttcaaaccccgaccgagtcataccaaagactataaaaatgggacccagtacctccctgcttgacactcagcatcaaggattggaattgggggttaaatcaccaaaatgattcctgggcgtggccactgctgctgctcactgctcccctcacttcccaggggttgatcaagggtgatgggtcaaatgtagaggataATTTCAACACACCTAATGTATgtgggacaatcattggtactttaactttatatcataAATTGGGCCTTTATTTCATTCTACTTTATtccattatattgtattatactttactttgtttaattgtatttgttttattttactttattctaTTTTAATTAATAgtatcttgtcttgtcttgtcttgtcttgtctttgattttattttatttgatactaTTTTATTAGAATGCAATTTGTGTAGAAATTGCACTTGAATGCCGAAGAGTTGAAACTGAACTAGAAAACGTGCAATTAAGGGCAAAGTGGACATTTTTTGAACGCAAGGAAATTGGTAGCCTGACTGTTTTAATACTGGAATGTTATAAATGTGTCAAGAATGCTCAGTgcgcttgtggttagagtgtcctccctgagatcggtaggtcgtgagttcaaaccccggccgagtcataccaaagactataaaaatgggacccattacctccttacttgacactcagcatcaagggttggaattgggggttaaatcaccaaaatgattcacaggcgcggccaccgctgctgctcactgctcccctcacctcccagggggtgatcaagggtgatgggtcaaatgcagaggagaatttcaccacaccgagtgtgtgtgtgacaatcattggtactttaactttaacttaagaaaATGAGTAGGGGgaaagaaatccatccatccattttctaccgcttgtcctgtttggGGTCGCAggtggtgctgattattttcaatggggaaaaagTGTAATACGGGGGAAAATGTGGAATTTCTGGGAAAATGTGGAATTTTGGGGACATGAGCGGATTGTTTTCATGTTGTAATGGTTTGAATGTGTTTGCAAATGTTCAACTTGTAAAAAGTGTAAATTTTCAATTGGAGTGTTGTCAAGGAAAACGTGGAATTACCGAAAATGTGTTAGGTTTTTTGGGAACGTGTCAATAAATAATTTTGCCCTAAAGGTTGAAATGCTTTGCATCAGTTGAGATatgaggacattttttttttgttttttttggattgGTCATCAATTTCATTACCCATCTAGTAATTCATCCTTTGTTGGTTATTTGCTTCCGGGTCTGCATAAAAACTGTTTACCTTTTAAATaggttatttttttaacataatgagagccctctagacattaaATAACAGCCACATATTTACCTTCACACTAATCTAATCGAACATAGTAGACATAATTATAGAAAATAAGACATCCACAGTACAGCCTTTAGAAGCCATCATGTAAGTTCTACAGCATGAGAAACAAACAGTGGCATCTAGTGgcaaatactactgtagtatccatccatccattttctaccgcttgtctcgttTGGGGTCGTGGAggtgctccggcttcctcccacctccaaagacatgcacctggggatagcttgattggcaacactaaattggccccagtgtgtgagtgtgagtgtgaatgttgtctgtctatctgtgttggccctgcgatgaggtggcgacttgtccagggtgtaccccgccttccgccagattgTAGCTGATAtagactccagcgccccccgcgaccctgaagggaataagcggtagaaaatggatggatatatatatatatatatatatatatatatatatatatatatatatatatatatatatatatatatatatatatatatatatatatatatatatatatatatatatatatatatatatatatatatatatatgtatatatatatatatatatatgtgtatatatatatatatatatatatatatatatatatatatatatatatatatatatatatatatatatatatatatataaccatttAATAAATTAATGTAAATTCGAGTCAGCTTACAGcaaagccaatgggaggtcctctattctggccataatacataataaaaaaacatccaaaaaccactaACAATActaaatttacattttgtgacttgaatattaaccaagtattagtgattgtGTTATTGTaatcgctaacgcagacaaactatttatagcggcgctgtgatcactagCTTGTGTGCCTCTGTTGACATCAATGtctggtgagctgcttccttgTCTTGGTGCTggtggaagtttattctagatcgtaAATAATGGCTCCCTCCTTGATAGGAGAAGGATGAGAACGTAATGTAAAGTTGgttcactttgacagccaatttagacccagtaatagcgagaaagacacgaaaaggcgCTTGGTTTCACACCCCTtttcttcacgaggattatgagtcattcttcatttaaatggAAATATAACAAGATTGTattagtctgcatcctaatgacagcagatattgtacagtaagtgatgttttattattagtttgttttttagtttgttggctctaatgaagtctgcagtgagtaattatcagtgatgaagaaaaaaaagcaaacgtaatgatgcgtttttgaaa
This Entelurus aequoreus isolate RoL-2023_Sb linkage group LG05, RoL_Eaeq_v1.1, whole genome shotgun sequence DNA region includes the following protein-coding sequences:
- the LOC133650233 gene encoding uncharacterized protein LOC133650233 isoform X1, giving the protein MSQTRMAAVVVTPRCRNQEDKDKVGRDKMLRYLLKTLLQMNLFTDTVQNPGNSTDVFFNTSLPSFNSSLLDWGNFTGFNESAAKMFWNRTRGSPVELPK
- the LOC133650233 gene encoding roundabout homolog 3-like isoform X2; translated protein: MSQTRMAAVVVTPRCRNQEDKDKVGRDKMLRYLLKTLLQMNLFTDTVQNPGNSTDVFFNTSLPSFNSSLLDWGNFTGFNASNSG